From one Candidatus Kaelpia imicola genomic stretch:
- the rpmI gene encoding 50S ribosomal protein L35, with translation MPKMKTKKAVKKRIRLTGGGKLKRAKAGKSHLMRKKRSKRRLSLKEGSYVSDAEAKKVKKMLPYG, from the coding sequence ATGCCTAAAATGAAAACAAAGAAGGCAGTTAAGAAAAGAATTAGACTAACCGGGGGAGGAAAGCTTAAAAGGGCTAAAGCTGGTAAGAGTCATCTTATGAGAAAGAAGCGCTCCAAGAGGCGGTTATCTTTGAAAGAAGGCTCTTATGTGAGTGATGCCGAAGCTAAAAAAGTGAAAAAGATGCTCCCGTATGGTTGA
- the infC gene encoding translation initiation factor IF-3, which translates to MAKTYNNRNFNNRRRIRININRFIRAERIRVIDSDGTQIGIVPLEEGLKIAQQRELDLVEISAGASPPVCRVMDFNKYKYQQEKRAKEAKKRQKQVHFKEVRFKPRIEEHDYQVILKRVRKFLERGDRVRIRVFFRGREMAHPELGDNVMKKLLGDIEDITTVEKPPSREGRYLITILFPKH; encoded by the coding sequence GTGGCAAAAACTTATAATAATAGAAATTTTAATAACAGAAGGCGTATCAGGATAAACATTAATAGGTTTATTAGAGCAGAGCGAATACGGGTTATAGATTCGGATGGAACGCAGATTGGTATCGTGCCTTTAGAAGAGGGGCTGAAGATTGCTCAGCAGAGAGAGTTAGATTTAGTAGAGATTTCAGCAGGGGCTTCACCGCCGGTCTGCAGAGTAATGGATTTTAACAAATATAAATATCAACAAGAGAAGAGGGCCAAAGAGGCCAAAAAGAGACAGAAACAGGTGCATTTTAAAGAGGTTAGATTTAAACCCAGGATAGAAGAGCATGACTATCAGGTTATTCTTAAAAGAGTCCGTAAATTTTTAGAACGGGGAGATCGTGTTCGAATAAGAGTTTTCTTTAGAGGAAGAGAGATGGCCCATCCTGAGTTAGGCGATAATGTGATGAAAAAATTACTTGGCGATATTGAAGATATAACAACCGTAGAGAAACCGCCTTCTCGCGAAGGTAGGTATCTGATAACTATTTTATTTCCGAAGCATTAG
- the thrS gene encoding threonine--tRNA ligase has translation MEVTGSSPVPPTILGKDRKVINIMEEKLLKIRHSSAHIMADAVQQLFPAAKLGIGPAIENGFYYDFDLEHRLTPEDLEKIERKMKEIINNNYLFTQSSLSKEEAQKLFKDRGEDYKLELLGELEDSEITIYRHGDFSDLCKGPHVKSTSELKAFKLLSIAGAYWRGEESNKMLQRIYGAAFATREELEEYLERLKQAEARDHRKLGRELKLFTFFPQAGAGLVFYLPKGWILKKTIEDYVFKKHIQAGYKIIQTPQILKADIWKQSGHYDYYKEHMYIFQSDGVEYAIKPMNCPGHIMIYQSQRHSYRELPLRFFEAGTVYRHEKTGVLHGLLRVRGFTQDDAHIFCREDQLENEIETVIKFTQDIMLDFGFEEFKIELSTRPKDSIGTDEQWQKATVALENPLKGMGLDYETCAEEGAFYGPKIDIKLKDAIGRLWQCATIQCDFAGPERFDLTYIGEDGGEHCTIMLHRAILGSLERFIGTLIEHYGGDFPLWLAPEQVRLLPVSKKFLAYMVKLERILEQQGIRVTIDSRPETLGYKIREAEIEKIPYILVAGGREEATGAVSVRSRKGKEESTMEMDMLITKLKEEIGGKNL, from the coding sequence GTGGAGGTCACAGGTTCAAGTCCTGTACCGCCCACCATATTGGGAAAGGATAGAAAAGTTATAAATATTATGGAAGAGAAGCTTTTAAAAATTCGCCACAGCAGTGCCCATATAATGGCTGATGCCGTGCAGCAGTTATTTCCGGCTGCCAAGCTGGGCATCGGTCCGGCCATTGAAAATGGGTTCTATTATGATTTTGATTTAGAGCATAGATTGACTCCGGAGGATCTTGAAAAGATTGAGAGAAAGATGAAAGAGATTATAAATAACAATTATCTTTTTACGCAGAGTTCTCTATCTAAAGAGGAAGCCCAAAAACTATTTAAAGACAGAGGGGAAGATTACAAGCTGGAGCTATTAGGTGAGCTGGAAGACAGCGAGATAACTATCTATAGACATGGAGACTTTAGCGACCTTTGCAAGGGTCCTCACGTTAAAAGTACATCTGAGCTAAAAGCATTTAAGCTGCTTTCAATAGCGGGTGCTTACTGGAGAGGAGAAGAATCTAATAAGATGCTGCAGCGTATATATGGTGCTGCTTTTGCAACTAGAGAGGAGCTGGAAGAATATCTTGAGAGATTAAAACAGGCTGAAGCCAGAGACCATCGTAAGCTGGGCAGAGAGCTCAAGCTTTTTACCTTTTTTCCTCAAGCCGGGGCCGGGCTTGTTTTCTATCTTCCTAAAGGGTGGATATTAAAAAAGACAATAGAAGACTATGTATTTAAAAAACATATTCAGGCAGGGTATAAGATTATTCAAACCCCCCAAATATTAAAAGCTGATATTTGGAAGCAGTCCGGGCATTATGATTATTACAAAGAGCATATGTATATATTCCAAAGCGATGGAGTGGAATATGCAATTAAACCGATGAACTGTCCGGGTCATATAATGATATATCAGTCACAGCGGCATAGCTATAGGGAGCTACCGCTTCGCTTCTTTGAAGCAGGGACAGTATATAGACATGAGAAGACCGGAGTTTTACATGGTCTGCTGCGCGTACGGGGTTTTACCCAGGATGATGCTCATATTTTCTGTCGGGAGGATCAGCTTGAAAATGAGATAGAGACTGTTATCAAATTTACGCAGGATATTATGCTGGACTTTGGGTTTGAAGAGTTCAAAATAGAACTCAGCACCCGCCCTAAAGATTCAATCGGCACAGATGAGCAGTGGCAGAAAGCCACCGTTGCTCTTGAAAATCCGCTTAAAGGGATGGGTCTTGATTATGAAACTTGTGCTGAAGAGGGTGCGTTCTATGGTCCTAAGATAGATATCAAACTTAAAGATGCTATAGGCAGGTTATGGCAATGTGCTACTATTCAATGCGATTTTGCAGGGCCGGAAAGATTTGATCTAACTTATATCGGAGAGGACGGGGGAGAGCATTGTACTATAATGCTGCATAGAGCCATTCTTGGAAGCTTGGAACGTTTTATCGGTACTTTAATAGAGCATTACGGCGGGGATTTTCCTCTCTGGTTAGCCCCGGAACAGGTAAGGCTGCTGCCGGTCTCTAAAAAATTTCTTGCATATATGGTAAAATTGGAGAGAATATTAGAACAACAAGGAATAAGAGTTACAATAGATTCCAGGCCTGAAACGCTTGGTTATAAGATAAGAGAAGCAGAGATAGAGAAGATCCCGTATATCTTAGTAGCCGGAGGGAGAGAGGAGGCTACCGGAGCAGTTTCAGTGCGGTCTCGTAAGGGAAAAGAGGAGAGTACTATGGAGATGGATATGTTAATAACTAAATTAAAGGAAGAGATAGGTGGCAAAAACTTATAA
- the rplT gene encoding 50S ribosomal protein L20 translates to MVRVKRAPARKKRHNKILKMAKGYRGGRGKLYRTALETVRRALVYSYRDRKVRKRIFRRLWINRVSIACKNEDFSYSKLINGLTKAGVQLNRKQLSEMALDDREGFRQIVSLAREHIG, encoded by the coding sequence ATGGTAAGAGTAAAACGTGCGCCTGCCAGAAAAAAAAGGCACAATAAAATTTTAAAGATGGCCAAAGGCTATCGCGGCGGACGCGGGAAACTTTACAGAACAGCGCTGGAGACTGTCAGAAGGGCTCTGGTCTATAGCTATAGAGACAGAAAAGTAAGAAAAAGAATATTTCGCAGGCTCTGGATAAATAGAGTATCGATAGCCTGTAAGAACGAAGATTTTTCTTACAGTAAGCTGATTAATGGTTTAACTAAAGCAGGGGTACAGCTTAACAGAAAACAGCTATCAGAGATGGCTCTAGATGATAGGGAAGGTTTCAGGCAGATAGTCTCCTTAGCCAGAGAACATATTGGCTGA